Genomic window (Molothrus ater isolate BHLD 08-10-18 breed brown headed cowbird chromosome 7, BPBGC_Mater_1.1, whole genome shotgun sequence):
CATGAGAAGAGAGCCCCAAATCTCTCTAATAAATCTGTGCCAGGAGATCCCAAAATCTTTGCAATAAAACCATGGCAGGataccccaaatccctgaaatAAATGTAGGACAGAAAATAAGAGTTTGAAAGAGGGAGCTGATCTTTGTATAATGCCAggatggtttgtgttggaagggaccctaaagctcATCCCGTTCCACCCCATGCCATGgccagagacaccttccactatcccaggtggctgCAAGCCCTGTCCAATCTGGCCATGGACACATCCACGggtgaggcagccacagcttctctggcaaTCTGAGCCAGGACCTcagcatcctcacagggaagactTTCTTCCCCAATATCCTGTCTAATCCTTTCCTCTGGCAGCTTCAAGCCACTGCCTTGTGCCAACAGCTCAGGCTCTTGGAAATAGTCTCCCTCCAAGAGAGAGATAAGATTCATCCCTCTCAAACACCTCACTTGGACCATGCAGCTGCTGTGAGTGTCACAACCCCTCCCAGGTTGCCAGCCACTGACCTGAGATAAGGGCTTCTTCTTCTCTCCACAGTGGATGCCTCCAATGAAAACCATGTTGGGCATGACAGGCATGGGATACTCAAAGACAAAGTCGATTCTCCTTAGCCAGATGGATCCGTGACTTAAAATCTCCGTCATTGTCATGGGTTTTTGGAGGAACTCTGAGGCCAGCTCCTCAAAGGGAGAATAGGCAATATTGCAGATGAAGGACTCGGAAAGGGTAATCAGGAAGTTCTTGACCCTCTGGGAGAAGGTCATGTGGTCGGTGTTCTCCGAGAACATGCGTGGGACGTAGGATGGCGGGTCCGGGCCCTGAGCCGCGCGAACCTCCAAGGCACACGGAACCAGCCGCAGGAAGAAAACACTGGGGATGGAGAAGTGCAGGGCAATGATCTGCCCACAGGGTGACACGGGATCCGTGAGCAGGGCATCGAAGTGACCCTGTCCAATGTACTTCAGCAGCTCTTGGTTGTGCAGCAAGGACTTGCACGAAGCATGAAAAAGGGCTCCGCTCTGCCGGTACTCCTGCAAAAGCTTCCAGAATCTCACCAGGAAAGGCTCTTGGCTGAAAGATTTTGCACTGAGGGAGCGTACATGTTCTTCCACGTCTCCTTCATCAATGGCACAGAGTAGGTTTTCAGTTCGTAGACATCCGAGGAATCGATCAGGATTTTGTTGTCCGGTGCGATGACCACGATTTGGTGCCCTCTCTTGCTCAGCTCCATCAGCACTTTTTTCATGCTGAGCCAGTGGCTGCCCTCCATGGGGATCACCAGCAGCCTCCCGGCAGCAGCCGGGCTCAGGAGGcacagcaagggcagcagcagtgccaccagcatGGTGTGAGCCGTGCAGAGTGGAAGCCTGGCACCAGAGAGGCCAGGAGTGCTCTGCCAGCTTTTGTAGCCATGCTCCACCTCAGCCCTTTTGAGTCTCCTCCCATTTGGGGTCATCATATCTTTGCACCAAGGTCACAGAAAGCAATCAATGATGAGGGAGGGTTCAGGGCAGGCTGGGACTTCAAAGGTGGCTTTATGTGAGTCAAGAAAGGTGTGTCACCTTCACACACACCAAGCTGAGGTTATTGGCTGAATGGCACCTTCGTCCCTCAGCAGGACCCCGGCTTTTTGGCACTTCTTGCCACCAGCCCACCACACCCAAGGTCTGTGGGGTTACATTCAATTTAAATGGTCTGCTCTGTCTAACCCTTTGAAAATGTGCGGCTTATTCCAAGCCCATGATCCTCCCCTGAAGTATCATGGATCTATAATCTCATTTGTCCAAGTCTTATTCCACGCCCACTTTGAATCTCCCTCTTAAGCTGTGCAAGGGAGACTACACATTCTCTCTTGGCCCTTTTCTCCCTAGGgtctccctctctcccccttcctcccccttctccctcaGAAACCATGCTGCTCATCTAATGAGCACCCTCAGAAGCCATGTGGagtctccttgcctgcctgcgAACATACAGCTTAGGGCCCCCCCTGGGGACTCTCTGGGGATCCCTCCAAACGAACCACAACAAATGGCTTCCAACGTGCGGCCTGACCACCGACAACCCTAAGAAGAAAATGGACCTCCATTGCCCCGCCGGCCCCGTGGAACACCGCTTCAGCACCGGCTCTGGCATCGCCGAGTGCCCGTGTGGGGCCGTGGTCCCGGCTCCGGGCACCACCTCCACCACCAGCTgagcggcccggccccggcaccACCGCGCAGAGGCCCCGCTAGACAGCGTGCCGCCATCCCACCATCGCAGCTTTTAAGATCGCTGCCGGCAGCTGCCACTTCCGCCGCCCCATGTGGCCGCCATGTGGCTCCTCAGAGCTGCCGCCACTCGCCGGGAGCCGCCGcgctggcagcagagccaagcCACCGGCCCCGGCCTGGAGTTGGCAGGGAAGGGCTCCGCAGAGCGGGCAAGCCGTGCGGATCACCGAGCCCGACCCTggaccacagcagcagccaaagaagGAACCAAACCCCACCAGTTTCCGCAGGGCAGCCACCAGACCAGCAAGAAGCAGTTTTCAGCTTTGCCTGAGCCCTgcaccaccccaaaacctgTCGTCAATTTTGTCACCTCCTTCCCCAGTTTTACTCTCTCCCCCCCTCGCTGCTCCTTCCCCTAACTCCATCCCTAACCTTCCTTCCCCTAAACAAACCCCCAGGAGTCCACTCCATCCCTCTGAGCCCGGCACAGCGGCCACACTGCTCAGCCTCAACAGAGCTACCGCCGTGTGTGCTGTGGCCGCATGGCCTGGAGATCCAGCAGAGCCGCGACCTCCAGCCACACCACACCATCCTCTACTTctcctccccaaaatccctttcTTCCCGCATTTTCTCCCCCAGGCTCCGCCCCTTTCCTGTCTCTCATTAACCAaccccctctccagctcctacTTCCCACCTTCCGCCTTCCAAATCCCAGAAGGTAGGAGCTGGAATTAGAGAAAAAGCTTAGTAACCAAACCccaaagttaaaataattttgtaatacCAGTTTTAACAGCCTTCTATATTTCATTGAATTGAAAATTCTAATTTATGATCTCCTTCCCCTGTGTAGTATAGGGTAGAGATAATTCAAATGCTagatatgtataaaatattgtagaatCCAAGGTATGTCTTTCAccaccctggctgggagcagagtctcatttttattcaattttacAACTTTAAGATAACATCAAGTCTGTTAACCTATGAATGAAACCTTCCCAGGCCATGATTGCTGACTTCCCTGGAATGTCTAAGCCACTCAGGAGCACCTGGGCCCGGGAAGATTGCATCTACCATAATCAAGCACCTGAGCCACTCTGCTACATGTGAATACAGGCTCTTCCAAAGTGTTCAGACAACCATCCAGACACCTGGACTTACTTTTGTCTATTCCTGCACATGAATTGCCCCAGTTCTACATatgaagggacacaaaggaacattcAGTCActtctgcctcaggcagaataaactgtatataagctcGCTGCATGAAGCAGTTGGGGTGAACCACTGGGGAGAAGCTGACACTGTCGGTTGGATCTCGGTTCACCCAGCACCGACACCCACTCGGTTCACCCAGCACCGACACCCAGGGTTGACgctgccttggctgtggtgaaaaaaaaattctatttttggTAACGATCtaataaatcattgctaaattttcttataagtTTGGTTTccgatttgatcatttataacaccCTGTTATTCCAAGAGCAGGGTAATATCCTTCTCTGCAATCCATACCCCTTTTTCCCTTATTTTGAGTCGTTCACCGGGTGCAGGCTGCTCAAAGGCACAGGGTACCtcaaaaaggcttttctttcacagagtCCCCGGCTCCCCGTAACCTCCCCaattcccaatcccaatccaCTTGTTCTAGCTGAAAAGAGCTCCACAGCTAGAACTTTCATCCTAAAACCCTCTAACCATTTTATCATTCCGATCCAATACCTGTCTTCTCCCCatttccctcctgtccccatgaAGTAGTTTTTACAATTGTGCTTCTCTAGTTTAAATGTGTGTTCCTATTACAAATTGTCCTGTTGTCAGTTTTAGAAAGCAGGGGCCTGGCAGGTCACAAGGGTAGATCCAATCAGAAGCagtttttgcttgtttctttaaTAGCGAGTGTCCAGATAGTATTGGACTGCTGAATCAAAATCCCTGTTGCGTTTATGCTGTCCTCAGTAGGTTCTGAGGGTGACTGGTAACCTAAAATGGTGCCTGGGAAAGTACTCTGACAGTTTTTGTGCTGAATGCTCCGTCAGTATAAGTAGTAGCTGAAgccaaattactttttttctttttgttttccttttaacgACCTAAAACCAGGGGTCTTCTGGGTTAAACTGGCTGGAAGGTGAAAGCAGCGGTAAATCTCAGATCCAAGGGTGAGAATCTGAGGCTGCAAACCTGCCTGGAGTCCGGGGGGCTCCAGGTgattccctgtccctgagagGGGGAACAGAAGTCGGCGCCTCAGCCTAAAACTGGGGGCTGTGGTGGTCTGAAAAGCCAGCTAGAAAAAGTCAGACACCAT
Coding sequences:
- the LOC118689113 gene encoding LOW QUALITY PROTEIN: UDP-glucuronosyltransferase 1A1-like (The sequence of the model RefSeq protein was modified relative to this genomic sequence to represent the inferred CDS: inserted 1 base in 1 codon), translated to MLVALLLPLLCLLSPAAAGRLLVIPMEGSHWLSMKKVLMELSKRGHQIVVIAPDNKILIDSSDVYELKTYSVPLMKEXVEEHVRSLSAKSFSQEPFLVRFWKLLQEYRQSGALFHASCKSLLHNQELLKYIGQGHFDALLTDPVSPCGQIIALHFSIPSVFFLRLVPCALEVRAAQGPDPPSYVPRMFSENTDHMTFSQRVKNFLITLSESFICNIAYSPFEELASEFLQKPMTMTEILSHGSIWLRRIDFVFEYPMPVMPNMVFIGGIHCGEKKKPLSQV